One genomic segment of Cyanobacteriota bacterium includes these proteins:
- a CDS encoding ABC transporter permease produces the protein MDSTQIIAILATAIATATPLVIGCIGETLTERAGVINLSAEGTVLLSAMVGFAVAKTTNSLMLGFLGAAAVGATIALILAFGSLTLKQSQVAIGFVLTMLCSDLSSFLGNPFVRVPGPTVPSFKLPWLQHIPILGPLFFQSDLLVYSSYLLIGVTVIYVYKTRDGLLLRAIGEQPAAAFARGANVVVWRYVYTAIGGALLGIAGAAFSLDFKAGWSHRHTAGYGWIMLAIVIFGGWNPLRAALGAYLFGILQSLASVAQSAIPTIPTQIFTTAPFVLMICMLVLTSSDWLERLLMYLPVLVRHPIAQMLRADPPAALGK, from the coding sequence ATGGACAGTACCCAGATTATTGCTATCCTAGCAACGGCGATCGCCACAGCCACTCCTCTAGTTATTGGCTGCATTGGTGAAACCCTGACTGAGCGTGCTGGTGTTATTAATCTCTCAGCAGAGGGCACTGTACTGTTAAGTGCTATGGTGGGTTTTGCTGTAGCTAAAACAACCAACAGTCTCATGCTAGGGTTTCTGGGAGCTGCCGCTGTGGGTGCTACCATTGCCCTCATACTAGCTTTTGGATCCCTGACCTTGAAACAGTCGCAGGTTGCCATTGGGTTCGTATTGACCATGCTATGCAGCGATTTATCATCATTTTTGGGCAACCCATTTGTGCGCGTGCCAGGGCCGACAGTGCCTAGCTTCAAACTGCCTTGGTTGCAGCATATCCCCATCCTAGGGCCACTATTCTTTCAAAGTGACCTCTTGGTCTATAGCAGCTACCTATTGATAGGGGTAACTGTTATCTATGTTTACAAGACCCGTGATGGACTCCTGTTACGAGCGATCGGTGAACAACCTGCGGCAGCTTTTGCGCGCGGTGCCAACGTAGTTGTCTGGCGCTACGTTTACACGGCTATCGGTGGAGCACTACTAGGCATTGCTGGGGCTGCATTTTCTCTTGACTTTAAAGCTGGTTGGAGCCACCGACATACTGCTGGCTACGGTTGGATTATGCTGGCGATCGTGATTTTCGGTGGTTGGAACCCTCTGCGAGCAGCCTTAGGAGCCTATCTGTTTGGCATCTTACAGTCTTTGGCAAGCGTTGCCCAAAGTGCAATTCCTACAATACCGACCCAGATTTTCACAACAGCTCCCTTTGTGTTGATGATTTGTATGTTGGTGCTCACCTCTAGCGACTGGCTTGAGCGCTTGTTGATGTATCTTCCCGTCTTAGTTCGTCATCCGATTGCCCAGATGCTCCGTGCTGACCCACCTGCTGCCTTGGGTAAGTAG
- a CDS encoding helix-turn-helix domain-containing protein — protein MVKAVPIITERGCKSLGQLIKRFREAPKPGFPKGWSLDEFVAEIQQETGFTISKSTLSKLERGHSEPKWDTLAILAATGFLVNAKTGEPLTTAQLFEIACEQLSLSEIN, from the coding sequence ATGGTTAAAGCTGTTCCGATTATCACAGAGCGGGGCTGTAAGTCATTAGGGCAATTAATTAAGCGGTTTCGGGAGGCTCCTAAACCAGGTTTTCCTAAGGGGTGGTCACTAGATGAGTTTGTGGCAGAGATTCAGCAGGAAACTGGCTTCACTATCAGTAAGAGTACCCTAAGTAAGCTAGAACGCGGCCACAGTGAGCCTAAGTGGGATACACTCGCCATCTTGGCAGCCACGGGTTTTCTTGTCAATGCCAAGACAGGTGAGCCGCTGACCACTGCCCAGTTGTTTGAAATCGCCTGTGAGCAGTTGAGTTTATCTGAGATTAACTAG